The sequence GGTAGAGCACGCCGCAAGCCAGGCCGCCGATCAGCAGCAGCGCCAGCATGGCCGGGCTGAGCAGGCCATGGCCGAGGGCTTCGAAGCCGCTGACCAAACCGGCCAGGCAGACCGAGCTCAGGATAAAGCCGATGCCGTCGAGCCGAGGCGTGTCATCCATGCGGATCTCTTCGACAAAGTGCAACACCAGGTAGATGCCGATGATACCGATGGGCACATTGATCAGGAAAATCCAATGCCAGGACATGTAGGTGACCATGAAGCCGCCCAGCGGCGGCCCGATGACCGGCCCCAGCAACGCGGGAATGGACAGAAAGGACATGGCCTTGAGCAGGTCCTGCTTGGGCACGGTACGCAACAGAATGACCCGCCCCACCGGCACCATCATGGCCCCAGCCAGACCTTGCACCACGCGGGCGACAACCAGTTGAGCGAGGTTTTGCGAGAGTGCGCAGGCGACCGAACTGAGGGCGAACAGCGCGATTGCACTGACAAAAACCCGGCGTGCGCCGAATCGGTCGGCGGCCCAGCCGCTGATGGGCACGAAGACGGCCACCGCCAGCAGATAGGAGGTAATGGCCACGTTCAGCCGTACGGGGGTCGAGCCCAGCGCCGCCGCCATGGCCGGAAGGGCAGTGGCCACGACGGTGGAGTCCAGCATCTGCATGAACAGCGCGCAGCCGACGATAAAGGGGATCATGCGTGCCGCGCGGGCGGCCTTGGGATCGGTCAGGGAAGACGAAGCGGCTGAGGCGGGTTCGGCGGGCATGGGAGACGGGTGGCAATGTGCCGGACGATTGTACCGCCGGCGACGCAGGCGGCCCGGTCTGGCTACAGTACACTATGTACTATTCCGTAAACTATCTGCTTGCTCCGCCATGGCCAAGAATTACGAATCCGAAATCACCAAGTTCCTGAAAGACTACAAGGCCAGCCACCCCGGCACCGAAGAGGGGCAGCGTGAAGGCCGTGCCCGGCTCTGGGATAAGCCGCAGGACACCGAACTGCTCGAAGGCTTCCGCTCGGCCCGTGTGCCGCAGAAGCCGTACGTGTATCAGGCCGACTGAGGCTGGCCGGCAGCGGGCCCGAATGGCGCAAAATACGATGATCCCGGGCGAGGATCTGCAGGCTCTGGTTCAGCCGCCTGTCGACAGCACGCCCGATACCGTCGATAGCGTGGCTTTTGCCCGCCTCTACGGCGAGCCGTTGTTTCAGCTGCCGACCGATCTGTACATTCCGCCCGACGCGCTGGAGATTTTTCTCGAGGCGTTCGAGGGACCGCTGGATCTGCTGCTCTACCTGATCCGCAAGCAAAACTTCAATGTGCTGGACATCCCCATGGCGGATGTCACGCGGCAGTATCTGTCTTATGTAGACCAGATCCGCACGCACAATCTCGAATTGGCCGCCGAGTACCTGCTGATGGCGGCCATGCTGATCGAGATCAAGTCGCGCATGTTGCTGCCCGTCAAAAAGAGCGACACCGGTGAAGAGCCCGAGGATCCACGCGCCGAACTCGTGCGCCGCCTGCTCGAGTATGAGCAGATGAAGCTGGCCGCGCAGCGGCTGGACGCCTTGCCGCAACTGGGCCGCGATTTCCAGCGCGCCCAGGGCGTGGCCGACATCAGCGTCGAGCGCGCCCTGCCGGAGGTCAGTCTCGACGATCTGCGCAGCGCCTGGGCCGACATCATCAAGCGCGCCCGCTTGAACCAGCATCACCACATCACCCGCGAGCAGCTCTCGGTGCGCGATCACATGACGCACATCCTGCGCCGCCTCAACGATGTGCGCTTCATCGAGTTCACGGACCTCTTTCTGGAGCGCATCACCGAAGGGGCTCCGGTGGCGGTGGTGGTGGTGCATTTCATCGCCATGCTGGAACTCGCGCGCGAGTCCTTGCTGGATATCACTCAGGCCGAACCCTACGCGCCTATCTACGTGCGCCTGGCTTATACCAGCGCGACCGCCGCAGCCTAGACTCCGGAGAGTTTCTTGAAAGTCGTCCATACCATCGAGGACATGCGCGATCATTTGCGCGGTCAAAATCGTATTGCGTTCGTGCCCACCATGGGCAATCTGCATGAGGGCCATCTGGCGCTCATGAAGCTGGCTCGCCAGCACGGCGATCCCGTCGTGGCCAGTATTTTCGTCAACCGCCTGCAGTTTGGCCCGAACGAGGATTTCGATCGTTATCCGCGCACCCTGCAGGCCGATGTCGAGAAGATGGAGCGCGACCGCGACGTGTATATGGTGTTCGCGCCAGACGAGCGCGAAATGTATCCCGAGCCGCAGAGCTACCGGGTCCAACCGCCCGATGATCTGGGCGACATCCTCGAAGGGGAGTTTCGGCCGGGGTTTTTCCAGGGCGTATGCACGGTCGTGCTCAAGCTGCTGTCCTGCGTGCAGCCGCGTGTGGCGGTATTCGGCAAAAAAGACTATCAGCAGCTCATGATCGTGCGCGCCATGTGCCGCCAGTTTCAGTTGCCGGTGGAAATTCTGGCGCATGAAACCGTGCGCGCTGCCGATGGCCTGGCGCTGTCCTCGCGCAATCGTTATCTGTCGGCCCAAGAGCGCGCCGAGGCACCGCGCCTGTATGCGGTGCTGGGTGCACTGCGCCAACGTGTGCTCGATGGCGCGAGCGACCTCGCAACACTGGAGCAGGAGGCCGTGACGCAGTTGTCTGCGCATGGCTGGAACGTCGATTATGTGTCTTTGCGCCGGCAGCGCGACCTGAAGGCGCCCGGCGCCGAGGATTTCCGCCTGCGCGAGCCCCTGGTGGTACTGGCCGCCGCCAAGCTGGGTGCGACGCGGTTGATCGACAATCTCGAAATCTAGCGCTGTCGCAAAACCGCTCGGGCCTCGGAACAATCAGATGGCCCGGGCCGGGCACTGCTGACACACTGCCTGCAACGCTGGATTGCAGGTGGTTGTCATGCGAGCTGATTTTTCTGCCGAGTGTTCTTCAACGCCCGCACTCACTCCGCGTGAGCGCGAGGTTCTGGCCTATCTGGCGCGCGGCCAGGCAAACAAGGTCATCGCCATCGAACTGGGCATCTCGATGCGCACCGGGCGCGTATCTTCCGTAAGCTCGGGGTGCGTAATGTGCTGGAGCTGGTGTGCCACCTCTGCCCCTACCGGCCGGCGCTGGCTGAGCCCGCGCCGGCGTGCTTCAGGCTGGGGCTTATTGTCCGCAGTGCGGCGCCGGCTGTTTGTCCAGCTCGGACACCGGATTCAGATCCGGCTGACGGGTCAGGGTGTAGTTGAGGTTGGGCATATGGCCGTTGACGGCGCGCACCCGCAGCGTATTGTTGGCCGGGACTGTGAAGTCCGCACGGACGTTGCCGTTGGCTTCCATCAGCAGCACACGCGGCGGGCGCTCGTGCAGGGCACTCCAGCAACCTTGTTCGAAGGCCGGTTTGCCAGCGTTGGGGTGGCCATTGAGGTAGGAGATGCGAGCGCGCCACTGGCCGGAGGGGGCCAGCGTCAGCGTCACCAGTTGCGCGGTGCAGTTCATGTCGGCATGCAGGCAGGGCAGCGTGCCTTGATACGTCTGAGCCTGAGGGATGAGCTCACGCGCGGCGGTCGAGGCCGTGGCTGGCGCGGCCGCGTCGGCACTTTCTGCGCCGTCGTAGCTGGGTGCCGTTACCCCTTGCTCGTTGCTGGCCGTGGCTTGTTGCACGGCCTGCTGGCGACCCGGCTGGCGCGGTTTGAGCTCGATCTGCAATTGAGACGGGGCGTTGAAGACCGTGCGATAGTTGGCGGCCTGGGCCTGAGCCTGGGCGTCCGTGACCGTGCTGGCGGCCGGCGGGTTGTAGTAGCCCTCGGTGCGCTGTTGCGCGCAACCGGCCATGAGTGCCGCAGCCAGCAGCGTGCTGGCCAGGGTAAGGGGGCGGAGTCGGGAGGCAAGCGTGAGGGCTGACATGGCAGCGTGTCCGGAGTTTGTTGGTCTGTCCTGATTTTACGCAGGATTGCCGTGATTCGATACGGTGCACTGCCCGGCATGGAGCTTTGACGGCGTTTTACGACGCCTGCGTGTACGTCAGAGTACATTTCGGTTCGATACACTGGCGGATCACGTTTGTCGCTTTCTGTCTCTGATACGTCCATAAGGCTGCCCGCATGTCACTTCCCGCCGTTTATCTCCTGGCTGCCTTGGCGGGCTTGGCGCTGGGCGGGTGCGCGACCGTGGTCAGCCACTATCTGCCCTTGCACCTGCGGCGTGCCTGGCGAGGCCGGTCTGAGCAGCTGAGCCTGCCCCTGCGGGCGCGCCGTCGTCTGTGGCCGGTGATAGGCTGGTACCTGGCGTCGCGCGCGGCAACGCGGCAGACCGCGGCCTGGCGCACCCCGTGGCCCGAATTGCTCTTGGCGGCGCTGTTCATGGCGTGCATCTGGCGCTTCGGACCGGGTTGGCTGGCGGCAAGCGCGATGGGGTATTGCCTGGCTCTGGTGCTGATGGCCTGGGTCGATAGCCGCAGCTATATCCTGCCCGATATCCTCACACTGCCCCTGCTTTGGGCGGGGTTGCTGGTCAACCTTGACGGGGTGTTGACGCCGCTGCCGCACGCGGTGCTGGGCGCTGTCGTCGGTTATGGTGTGCTGTGGATTTTCTATCATGTGTTCAAGTGGTTCACGGGCCGCGAGGGCATGGGGTTTGGCGACTTCAAACTCACCGCCGCGCTGGGAGCGTGGCTGGGCGTGGGCGAGTTGGCGCCGCTGTTGCTGCTGGCGGCCGTCGCTGGCCTGGTCGTCGGTGTGGCCGGCAGGCTACGCGGCGGGCCCGACAGGCCCCAGCCGTTCGCGCCTTTTCTGGCCTTGGCTGGCATCATGGCCTTGATGTGGCCGCCCCACTGGAACGGGTTCTTTTGAACGGAAACGGGATGCTCAAGATCGGTTTGACCGGTGGTATAGGATCAGGCAAGACGCGAGTGGCCGATATGCTGGGTCAATGGGGGGCATGTGTGATCGACACCGACGCCATCGCTCACGCCCTGACGCAGGCCGGCGGCCTGGCCATGCCAGCCATCTTGCAGGAGTTCGGCCCGCCATCGGCCCGACCCGACGGCGCCATGGATCGCGATTGGATGCGCGCACGGGTCTTTCGCGACCCCTCGTCGCGGGCACGTCTCGAAGCCATTCTGCATCCCCTGATTGGCCCGCAGACGCAGGCCGCGGCCGATGACGCCCAGGGCAGTTATCTGGTGTTCGTGGTGCCGCTGCTGGTCGAGTCCGGACGCTGGCGCCAGCGGATTGATCGTATATGTGTGGTTGATTGCGATCCCGACACTCAGATTGCTCGGGTTCAGCAGCGCAGTGGGCTGACGGAGTCCGACATCCGGCGTATCATGGCAGCACAGGCCGCGCGATCCACACGGCTGGAGGCCGCCGATGATGTCATCAATAACGATGGCTCCACCACGGCAGAAGCCTTGCTCGCGCGGACAAGACGTCTGCACGAGCGTTATCTGGATTTGGCGCGCATGCAGGACCGGCCCGGACAGACCGCCGCCGGCAATCCTTGACCAACCTCGGCCTTGCGGCCGATACAAGACGGGCCTGTAGCCAGCGTGATTCTGTACGAATACCCCTTCAACGAACGCATCCGGGCCTATCTGCGGCTGGAGTACCTTTTCGACCGTCTGGCTTTCTTTGCGCGTGAAGGCGATGCGCGTCAGCACCAGGTCGCGGTCACCTCGCTGTTCGACATTCTGGATGCTTGCGAGCGTACGGACATGAAAGGCGCGGTGCTGCAGGATCTTGAGCGCCAGCGCATGGCCCTCAATGGCCTGCGGGATCATCCCAGCGTCGATCAGGATGCGCTGGAGGCCATGCTGCGGGAGATCGACAGTGTGTTCGGGGCGTTGTCCGTGGTTGGCAAGACAGGGCAAGGGCTGCGCGAGAACGAATGGTTGGCCAGCCTGCGCGGCCGGCTGGCCGTGCCCGGTGGCGCTACGCAGGTCGACATGCCTTCTTACTACGCCTGGCAGAACAAAGCCGAAGCCGTACGCCTGGCGGATCTGCAAGGCTGGATGCAGCCTTTTCAGCCCTTGCAAGAGGGGCTGAGCCTGGCCTTGCGTCTGTTGCGCGAGGCCGGCCGGCGCAGCGATGCCCTGGCCGAGCAGGGTGCCTATCAGCAGATGCTGGGGGGCAAGACCTTCCAGTTGCTGCGGGTCTGGGTCGATCCGCAGACCGGCTGCTTCCCGGAAATCAGCGCCAATAAATACATGGTCTGGATACGCTTTTCCACCCAGGATGGCGATCTCAAACCGCAGCAGCTGGGTCGGGACGTCGACTTCAAAATGTCGTTGTGCTCAGCCTGAGCGGGCGCTGCCAATTGGTTTGTCCCCAATAAGTAGGGGCTCCCTATTTTCCCCGGGTCGAAGATGTTGCGCGAGATTTCAGATGCCCGCTGCCACACTGCCTTTTCTCGCGGGTCTGAGGGAGAATAGCCGCTCCCGTCCCTTCTTCTTTATTTCTCGCATCCTGGGCCCGTCCTATGCATGAATCTTCCCTCCCCGCCTCGCACCGTCGCCGCTGGATCGGCATTGCGCTGGTCGTCATCGTATTGGCTGCGGTGGCATGGGTGGTGCTCAAACCGGCCAAGCAGGCCAATCGGATGGGCAGGCCCGGCGGTCCGGGGCCCGGCGGTGCAGCCGGAATGATGAACATGGCCATTCCGGTCAAGGTGGCCGAGGCACGTTCGCAGGACATCGATATCGTGTTGCGCGCGCTGGGTACGGTGACGGCCTACAACACCGTTACGGTCAAGCCGCAGGTCAGCGGCGAGCTGGTCAAGGTCGCCTTCACCGAAGGGCAGATGGTCAAGGCCGGAGATCTGCTGGCCCAGGTCGATCCGCGTCCCTTCGAGGTCGCGCTGGCTCAGGCACAGGGCCAGCAGCAGCAGAACCTGGCGCAACTCGAAAACGCCAAGCGCGATCTGCAACGCTACCAGACCTTGTTCAAGCAGGACTCCATCGCACGGCAGCAACTCGATACGCAGGCCGCGCTGGTGCGTCAATATGAAGGCTCGGTCAAAAGCGATCAGGCTGCCGTGGACAGCGCCAAATTGAATCTGGCTTATTCGCGTATCACGGCTCCAATAAGCGGCAGGCTGGGTCTGCGCCAGGTGGATCAGGGCAATCTGGTGTCCAGCAGCGATACCAACGGCCTGGTCGTCATCACGCAGACGCAACCGATTTCTGTCGTGTTCACCCTGCCCGAGACGCAGTTGCAGCAGGTGCTCGAGCAGGTCCGGGCAGGCAAGACCCTGCCGGTCCAGGCATATGACCGTGCGGATACCCGCCGCATCGCCTCCGGGGTGCTCGAAACCATCGACAACCAGATCGATGTTTCCACGGGTACGGTCAAACTCAAGGCGCGTTTCGACAACGCGGATCAGACGCTGTTTCCGAATCAGTTCGTCAACGTGCATCTGCTGGTCGAGACGCGCAGCGGCGTGACCGCCCTTCCCACGGCCGCCGTGCAGCAAGGGTCGGTGGGCTCTTTTGTATTTCAGGTGCTTGCCGACGATACGGTGGCCGTCAAGCCGTTGAAGCTCGGCGCGATCAATGCCGGGTGGGTAGCCGTCAATGAAGGGCTGGCGCCAGGGGATCGAGTGGTGACCGAGGGCACCGACCGGC comes from Bordetella holmesii ATCC 51541 and encodes:
- a CDS encoding H+ antiporter-2 family protein translates to MPAEPASAASSSLTDPKAARAARMIPFIVGCALFMQMLDSTVVATALPAMAAALGSTPVRLNVAITSYLLAVAVFVPISGWAADRFGARRVFVSAIALFALSSVACALSQNLAQLVVARVVQGLAGAMMVPVGRVILLRTVPKQDLLKAMSFLSIPALLGPVIGPPLGGFMVTYMSWHWIFLINVPIGIIGIYLVLHFVEEIRMDDTPRLDGIGFILSSVCLAGLVSGFEALGHGLLSPAMLALLLIGGLACGVLYLWHARRVAYPILDLTLLRIPTFAISTLGGNLCRFAVGAVPFLLAMLLQVGFGLSPFEAGMITFASAAGALLMKFVATPIVQHFGFRRVLTINAVLTGLFIMCCALFTPQTPVWLMILILLIGGFFRSLQFTGVNTLSYADIPAEKMSRASSFSAMAQQLGISLGVGVAAITLNLSMRVRGDDHLAVPDVIVAFVTIGVLCALSTLSFRRLAPDAGAQLNRNKVQRDDE
- a CDS encoding scpA/B family protein, producing the protein MIPGEDLQALVQPPVDSTPDTVDSVAFARLYGEPLFQLPTDLYIPPDALEIFLEAFEGPLDLLLYLIRKQNFNVLDIPMADVTRQYLSYVDQIRTHNLELAAEYLLMAAMLIEIKSRMLLPVKKSDTGEEPEDPRAELVRRLLEYEQMKLAAQRLDALPQLGRDFQRAQGVADISVERALPEVSLDDLRSAWADIIKRARLNQHHHITREQLSVRDHMTHILRRLNDVRFIEFTDLFLERITEGAPVAVVVVHFIAMLELARESLLDITQAEPYAPIYVRLAYTSATAAA
- a CDS encoding efflux transporter, RND family, MFP subunit, whose translation is MHESSLPASHRRRWIGIALVVIVLAAVAWVVLKPAKQANRMGRPGGPGPGGAAGMMNMAIPVKVAEARSQDIDIVLRALGTVTAYNTVTVKPQVSGELVKVAFTEGQMVKAGDLLAQVDPRPFEVALAQAQGQQQQNLAQLENAKRDLQRYQTLFKQDSIARQQLDTQAALVRQYEGSVKSDQAAVDSAKLNLAYSRITAPISGRLGLRQVDQGNLVSSSDTNGLVVITQTQPISVVFTLPETQLQQVLEQVRAGKTLPVQAYDRADTRRIASGVLETIDNQIDVSTGTVKLKARFDNADQTLFPNQFVNVHLLVETRSGVTALPTAAVQQGSVGSFVFQVLADDTVAVKPLKLGAINAGWVAVNEGLAPGDRVVTEGTDRLRAGSKVQINTPSPNRAPAAAGQPQAAQAGRPHAAR
- the panC gene encoding pantoate--beta-alanine ligase gives rise to the protein MKVVHTIEDMRDHLRGQNRIAFVPTMGNLHEGHLALMKLARQHGDPVVASIFVNRLQFGPNEDFDRYPRTLQADVEKMERDRDVYMVFAPDEREMYPEPQSYRVQPPDDLGDILEGEFRPGFFQGVCTVVLKLLSCVQPRVAVFGKKDYQQLMIVRAMCRQFQLPVEILAHETVRAADGLALSSRNRYLSAQERAEAPRLYAVLGALRQRVLDGASDLATLEQEAVTQLSAHGWNVDYVSLRRQRDLKAPGAEDFRLREPLVVLAAAKLGATRLIDNLEI
- the coaE gene encoding dephospho-CoA kinase; the protein is MLKIGLTGGIGSGKTRVADMLGQWGACVIDTDAIAHALTQAGGLAMPAILQEFGPPSARPDGAMDRDWMRARVFRDPSSRARLEAILHPLIGPQTQAAADDAQGSYLVFVVPLLVESGRWRQRIDRICVVDCDPDTQIARVQQRSGLTESDIRRIMAAQAARSTRLEAADDVINNDGSTTAEALLARTRRLHERYLDLARMQDRPGQTAAGNP
- a CDS encoding type IV leader peptidase family protein — encoded protein: MSLPAVYLLAALAGLALGGCATVVSHYLPLHLRRAWRGRSEQLSLPLRARRRLWPVIGWYLASRAATRQTAAWRTPWPELLLAALFMACIWRFGPGWLAASAMGYCLALVLMAWVDSRSYILPDILTLPLLWAGLLVNLDGVLTPLPHAVLGAVVGYGVLWIFYHVFKWFTGREGMGFGDFKLTAALGAWLGVGELAPLLLLAAVAGLVVGVAGRLRGGPDRPQPFAPFLALAGIMALMWPPHWNGFF